CAAATAAACACTGGAAACAACTAAAAATCTGTATCTTTCTTCATCTGTTTTTCCCATAAATgccaatatattaaagaaaaaaaaggatattgGGGGCAAACAAAATTATAGAAGAGATGCCTTTCCTGACTGATTGAAtgttaatattgatttaaaacTGAGACATAGCAAAAAATGTGGAATTTGCACATCAATTCTAtaggaaaataaattaagaaaaacacctTTAAAACCCCCAAGCCTTGCATTCCATGACTTCCTATCTAGCTGGTTATATATTAATCCTTGTTTATTGATTTAAACTCCATTTATTGTCACATTGTGGATGTGAGACATGTTGGAGTGATATTTCCCGTATTTACCTGACTTCCAGAGAACAGCCAGGGTCCTCCATCACTAAGACTGGGCTCAGGGGGTCCCTTCTTCTCTGGCTCAGGGTGCCCAAACGTTGGTTTACTTCGGTTGCTACGAAACACAAGACATCGCGTGTGATTGGCTAAGGGAAGGGGCTCCAGAAACCAATTATCGTTTAAGGGGGAGGAGACATATTACGTCAGTCGCCTCCAGCTTTCCCACTTCGAAGATGGCGGCGAGAAATCCTTTCGTACTTTCGAACCGTTCCAACAAGCAACCAATCAGCGCTCCGATAAGGGAGCACGTGTCGGTCTACCAGCGCTGACACGCCCCTTGGCTCTGGGCATGCGCGTTTCGGTATAGTTTTTATCGGTCGCCATTATACGAACAGATAATGGGCTCTTCTATTACTCTCCAGCTCAGCATCCTCGGTGACCCATCCAGGTTCTTAGAAGGGAGGATACGAGGGGGATTCTAGTACACAAACCGCTGGGACCAGGAACCGGCTGACCGTCAGGTAAGCAGCCCGAGCTTAATGGGTTATCTATGGCGAAGGCCTTATTATTCAGCATCACAGCCTCCACATGCAGGTAGGGATACCATAACCACTGGCCTCCATGGGCACCTAGCCCACTGGCCTCCATGGGCACCTAGCCCACTGGCCTCCATGGGCACCTAGCCCACTGGCCTCCATGGGCACCTAGCCCACTGGCCTCCATGCTGTGTGACAGTGAATGGAAATAGCTGCCTTGTGATATTTATAACTAATAGGCTGATAatatagaccagtgatggcgaacctttttgagcccgagtgcccaaaccgcaatacatgccaactttatTTCCCTCAAAGTgtcaacacggcaattaaacctgaattcagaggtttaaagggaaactccagtgccaggaaaacgatccgtcacttacctgaggcagcggcgatgtccctcgccgctgtctcctcctccgcgacgctcctccctatTCTTCCGTCGGCTggcatgcgcattatgtctccccataggaaagcattgaaaacgaatttcaatgctttcctatggggatttgagcgacggtggaggtcctcacacagtgcgatgacgtccagcgacgctctagcaaaggtttcctgtgctatggagcaggaagttccctttTTTCAAttctgacagacagccactagaggtgtagttaaccctgcaagttaattattgcagtttatgtaaaactgcaataattacacttgcaggggtgggagttggcacccagaccactccaatgggcagaagtggtctgggtgcctggagtgtccctttaaatttagaaaaaaaaactcatacagttgtccgaactaattaacatattttgttttaaaagaacacaacagagagttcaatgatacacattttaaataatgatataaattaaattaagcttatatttgttATCTCTaacaaatgcaatacacacacacgtacacacacacagtgcattgaggggtgctgtgtgtgtgtgtgtgtgtgtgtgagagtgaggggggatacattaaaataattatttttgaaaaAAGTAATATtctggatcccccccccccttcttcttacctttggtgaggggggtggggggggggaaggcacgGGCACAgccatcccttgtggtccagtggtgatAAGTATGTGcctggctgcagctctcctgtcctaccgcgcaatgctgtgtggagcgttgccatggtaacgcgcggcaacgctccacacagattgctatctggaggacaggagagctgcttccgagATCTCTCTCTCCCTGCTTCCGGTCATCCCAATaagaaagcagagtaggcacctgctgttttgggcaggcaggtacctactctgcattgatgcagAAAGACAGCTGTTGGTTTTACTGCATTCCTGCTGTGAGCATCCTCCTCCATAGCACAGGTGCAGGGAGGTCTATGTGAAATACATTCTGAAATCAATATTTACTTCCCTGAAATGCCTGTTTTTTGCCATGTTCGTCCATTGTTAATCAAATTGTGATCACATCAGAGAGATCCACAGCAGAGAGCTGGGCAGTGATTTGTATTTATAGGATGTGTCCTTGGTCTCTGCCCTCTACCATTTATAATAGATTATGAAAACCTTCATATAAACTTGCTTTCTCCAAAACTTACATTTTACAGCAGATGTCTTCAACCAAATAaactagattttttttgtttttacacagcACAGGTTGAGAACATTTTGTTATGGTAGTAGTAGTTGTCGTCCATgggtaggcaatctttggcattccagatgttgtggactacatccatatgaatgctcttacagccataatgctggcaaagcatcaggggagatgtagtccacaagtaTCAGGCTTTTGATTCTATCAAGTGCATATATTTTCAATAAATACTGTTTCTTCTgctattttgccttttttgtttGTGGTGGTTTCTGTATAAATCTTAGAAAGTTATAAGATGGTCATGCGAATCATGTATAAATGTGACATTGATGGGTTCTATTTTATATTATGTAACAGGGAGGCCGTAGCTGTAGATAATTGTTAAAgaccactgtaggcactgtgACTGCTTCCACTTTTTTTAAGTGGCCACTGTCTGATACCAtctttccattcagtgttaaaccgttTTTTTTAGTAACACCCACCTGTGCTACTAAGGCTAATGAGGAAACTTGTCCTAAGCATCAATGGGCAGCAGTGATTGGCAGAGAGCGTCAGTCgaccactttcagcctatcacagtgcccattcAGGTATGAATCATTAAAGctagaaaagtgtgtgtgtgatctCTGCCTTAGCCCTACCTTTTAGTATGGGTGTGGCTGTTGGAAGCCAGGGGGCCACAATTTCGAGAGAAACTGCTGGAaaataacactgaatggagggacagtaacCAGCGACTCCAAGCATTATtcccaattcaatgagatgagtTATAGTGCATGCCTTGCAAGATACTGAATACATTAAAAGGAGACAAACCACAGCACACatagcaggcaggtcccttagCCTACCGTTAAACTCTATAAAacaccctgcaggcactgcatttTGACtgtcagttacacacagcactgaCCACCCCACTAATTGCTATGCACTACTACATAGACTGACTCACACGCTCAACAGAACAACGGTTAATGCCAGCCGGTGCCAGCTAGGGTTAGTTAGCTCAGCCAGCTTGGCACATATACTCCAGAGGAAGCTAGGTGACTCTTCGCTGACCTATGAATACTCACCTCAGTTATGCAGGGCACTGACATAGTCCTAAGAGCACTCTAATTACCCAAGCTTGACCTATCCACATAATATACATGCCTATAATCTCTCATCTTGTAAATAATGTCTAGTAAGTGTAACGAGCTTGAACACATGATGCTTAGTATGTTCAACGACTCTACTCACAAAATATTTAGTTTCAACCTGTAACGTGTTTGTTAGTTTaagcttaaaaataataataaaaaatgtgccaCGTTTTACATGCCACTGTTCTTAATGCAATGTCAATGTTTAAGCTGTTGTGGCGTCATTGAATCGATTTGTgaacacctgcacaacaaaataaagaattcaaaaaaaaaaaaagaagaaaaacaagtgtTCAATTTAACATAATGTATGCAAGGGGCTTTGTAGTTGGTGTGGGCTAAGTGTATTATGATGATATAGGTATTCAATTGGGATTGATGAATCTGTGCAAATATGTTATTCCATTCaggttaaaattcactttaatgtgtatcacgtttttttttcttttttctccataATGATTATGGATGTACTGGTTTCAGGATAACtgtctttattcactaaaccgcaAAGTTTAGAGAATTGACAAAGGAAAGACaaatgttctgaaaaaaaaaaaagttgatttcTTGTGATTTGGCAATTGTGGCCGCAATTAATTAACTATACTTCCAGTTTTTACCATTCTCCCACTATTTTCTGCTTATAACTAATAAATTCTTTGTCTATGAGCTTGAAATGCTAATCAGCTCTACCTCGTATGAACAGCAAGCTCTAGTAAATGTGTTCGCTAGGCTTCTTCTTTGCCCTTATGATAATGGAATGGCATAAAATGTCCTTGGCTTTCAATTGGATTGTATAAAAGTGTTAAGTGAACTTTTACTATTATGACTGAGTGCGGGCGGATACAAATACAAAATCATCCCATTTGTGCTGAGATTCCGGGTCAAAAATCAAACCTCATCCTTcgcttcattaaaaaaaagaacaattgtATTTGTACTTTCAATTTTCTAAACTCTATTCATCTGTGGAGATGCAGAATGTGTGATGAGATTATTTAGGAAATTTGTTAGTGTTACACAAAGTTTCATATAGAACATAATTTGTAATTTTtggggaggtaaaaaaaaaaaaatcttaaaggaccactatggtgccctgagggtgcccccaccctcatggtccccctcccaccaagctgaagggggaggaagggggttaaacacttgcctttctccagcgccgtgctctctcggcgctggggactctcctccctcttctgatgtcatcggctgaatgcgcagccacacgcgcattcagcgagtccataggaaagcattctcaatgctttcctatggacgccagCGTCTTATCACTGTGATCTTcatagtgagacagccactagagactggattaaccctaaaggaaacagcagtttctctgaaactgctatgtttacagcaggcagggttaacccttgatggacctggcacccagaccacttcattgagctgaagtcgtctgggtgcctatagtggtcctttaaagtaggTAAATTTGTatttaccacccccccccccatgaacaGTTCCACTCATTGCATTATAATGTTTGGAACTGCTCTACATACTGATGGCAACCATGCTGTTTTAGTGAGTCAGTCTGTGTGCAGTTATCCTCCAGGGAGAAGAGAACTGTCCAAATTTTGTGTGCACATGTCGCAACCAAACTTGGTAAAATCTAGCATGGGCACTCAGATCCTGTGTGCTTTTAATGATCCtccccccacttttttttttgtacaaatgtCATTAATGATTTGCATATTAAATGTTAGAGATCCTTTTTAGAGAAAAACATGGagtttttatatgaataaaaagaGAGATTTtctagaattattcactaaattgtgaactAAAAACAAATATTGCCGAATGTCAGACAAGTAGTACTTGGAGGGAAAGCATTTTTCATATCTATATCCATAATACATATAAAGAGCAGTTACATTGATTTGCTACTTTCAATATGTTTTATCACTGATGTCAATTggcaacacttgtttttttttgttttttttttctgtagctaCCAGTTTTCATTCTAtacgtatatgtatgtatataatctaAATGGGTCATATCTTTAAATAAACTTGCAGTTTTTGTTTCATCTTGTGTTTAGGTACCCTGCATGGACCAGTTGGGATCTCTTCCAAGGTTTCAGCTTTAAATGCACTATATTTCTGTTTTAGTGGCACTATGTTTCAGTTTGACTTGTCTCATTCCAGTTAACACATACAGCCCAGTGGCCTGGTAAGACACTTAACCACTGTTTTGTGTTTGCATTGTTTTTGCTGTACATGCTCTATCCTTTCGACTCAGTGCACAGTGATGACGTTTGCATGGCTACCCTCAAAATAGCACCCAatctgttgttgtgaatagatctAGCGTGACTTGTGAATGCATTTGTGCATGTCCTGTCCCattgctgtcttttttttttttttttttattgcttagtAAATAGATACTTGTTTTTAACCAGGTGACACAATTTGTGGATTTCCATAGCGAAAAGAGTACAGTTTCTATCCACTGTAATGGCATCAAGACAGCCTGATGTGCCTGGTaacaactttttctttcccttatATTGCTGCTCTAGTAGAGGAAACCAATTTGCtgtgtatttacttatttttgtaaaatatagTGGTTTGTATGCAGGGTATTGATATTTTAGATTATGCTTTATCTCTTGTCATAATCTGGAGCCTAAAAATAGGAGAAACTCTGGCTGTAATGTTTCCAGGCTGTTTGATTCCAGTTTAAACCATTGGCTTGACATGTTTGTTCAACTTGTTAAAGTGGTAGCAtacatttgttttaatgtttatttCCTCTATAAAAACTACGGTTAAAATAAAACCATGATGCAGCGTGACCAGGGTGACATTGGCATATATCTTTGCAGGTGCTTTTTGTTTTGTAACGGTTGCTGATACATTCTGGCCAATGGACAGCCAGATACGTATTGGGACAGCCAGAATTTTCTCAATGATACTGCAGTAACGGATCTTACCGGGCTGATCTAATTACCttagaataaaatagaataaatcctAGAGTAGTTGGCTTGTTTATGTGCAAAGTCCATTCGTTGCCTTTGGGGGGGGAAAAgaaaaggggagaaaaaaaaaaccataattatTGACATTTTCAAATATCACTATAGAAATTTTGTAAGTATTTCCTGTTTGGAATGGAAGTTAATACATGTcctaatacataaaaaaacaactttggGTATTCTGCAGCATTGTACACTCCCAAACATGCTAGAACTAACTTGTTTCTTTAGTAATGTGGGCTGACAcgtagaaagtttttttttttttgtagatgtaCAGGGAACTTACCGTACTTTATTAATGTTGACAAAGGAATCTATAGAACATTATGTTCTCGTTTTGTGAGTAACATATAGCATGTTCTAACATTGCTTCTGCGTGTAAACACCTGCTGATCCTGTTTTTACATAGGTTGTGGGTgtataatatctgtgttcagttttgctgtctttttataaatatatggatGCTtttaagggactctccaggcagcagtttttactcacctggttccagcgccgggagcctcgtgaagccgtgccccctatttcgtcaaaatgacgaaataggcgggcgcgagcagggagcaatcagacgcttccatttggaagcgtcattgctcccttgtgcacatgcgcacatacttcagagggcggcattcatgccgccctctgaagtcctgagcgcactactgcgcgtgtgcgcggccgcgagctgagctgactgacagctcagctcgcggtctttgcccgccccctctcctctctgacaggctggagagagaaggggcccacacagtgccttctctctctcctgcacacgtcagacgtattttcaaacgtctgacgtgtacagggcctttttagggacctgcatgataggaagtccctctggtggccgtctgagtgacaacCACTGGAGGTaatcctatcaatcaatgtaaacactgtattttctctgaaaatacagtgtttacattagattgcctgcagggagctatagatctcacctgaacaaatacattaagctgtagttgttcaggtgactatagtgtccctttaccggTTTTTACAAATTGTTTTACCGTTAAATTCTAAATGATTTAAGAGTTACTTTAGCCAGACCCTGAACATATATTTCCATGTGTTcagtatttttttccccaaaaagatTGCTACTTAGATGGTTACATcagctactatatatatatattttttttggttcaagAAATCTTTGCTGGCATGCACTCCTGGAAAACTAACCAGTTGTGCTACGctgaggccaagttctccctgcaacCTGGTCTCTTTCAGATTTGGGAAGCCGGGCCCCCAATGGTCATCTGTTGCATGCTATTCCTGCTGAcaacagaaatacacaaatatatgtaCAGAATTCACATTGGCTAGCCTGCTAGCTAAAGAAGCTGACAGAGGAGGAGTTAAACTCCTGAGCGATCTTATCTTTGCATGTGCAGAGTTGAAACGCTGCACCTACAGActcccaagcaccatgaccactttaaccccttaaggacacacgacatgtgtgacatgtcatgattcccttttattccagaagtttggtccttaaggggttaaaacactgaaAATTATCATGGTGTTTAAAAATAACCCTTTAACCGCATACAATTATTTAGATTAAGCATCATATAGTCTAAAGTTTGTTTTAAGAATGTAGCAAGTAGTGGGTTGTAgcctttattatacattatgtttttaagactgtctgtctgtattaaGTAGTGGGCTCTCTTTCTTTAGCCATTGAGCACAGCTCTGGTGGTTTATTGGGGAAGATGTCCCTGCCGATTGGGATGCACCGTCGAGCTTTCAGCTATGACGATGCGCTGGAGGACACAGCACCCATGACGCCACCACCATCAGACTTATGCAGCAACACGCTGTGGAGAAAACCAGTTATACCAGAACGTAAATACAAGATGCTGTCCAAGGTATGCTGAATTCTAGAGAATCTttccttctgctttaagattAATCTATTTGAATATTACTGTTGGTATTGTTGGTTTGGGGAGCTTTTATGAGATGTAGGATATATGtggtttaactttttaaacaggcTTCCAGCCGATGTAAAAGAACGCAAATCTATCTCATTTGAATTCCTGCACagaattgaaaagaaaatataGTGCACATATTTTAACTGACATAATTTGTATATCCAGTTTATACTAATACGGGAAAATGTAATATCAAAAGAAAAAGGAatataatttagttttttgttttgtaaatataGGGGCATTACAAAGCGATTCAATGTCCCTGTTGCCATGCGCAAAATAGCTTTTAACTGTAGTGATTTGCAAAAGTCACTGTAGCTACAAACCCATGCTTCAGTGAAAATTGGAACAATCTatactctttattttttattttttattttttttttgtgctcattCATAGATTGTATTTTATAGCAAAACTGTATTAAAGAGGCAGTCTGAGACCTGAGTTTTACCCTGCTCCTTTTTTGTTTTGGAAGTATGAAAACCACTAGAGGCATGTTAACCCTGCAAAGAAAACATTGCCTTTCCAGACGATGGGCAGTGCTTTCAGGGTTAAAATAGGGGGCACGTGCCACCCAGACCTTTTTCATTgagcctatagtattcctttaataactACATGTATGTGGACACCATATACCGGTAGTTTTTATTTTGCATCCAGTTTGGATATACAACTCTTACAagttaggaatatatatatatttaactagtaAGTAACCTTTTGCCCAAatctttttcaaaaaaattacCCCCTGTTGAAAGTGCTCTTGTGTGAGCATATCTGCAACATATAACTTGActgatttttcttttctctctttttctttccccctccttCTTCCAACACTTCTCCTTCCCTCTTTACCCTTGCTCCTTCCGATATCTTATTGTCTTGAGCAGGTTGAGGATGGGGATAATAACATGCCCCCACCTGCTCTACCCAATTCCTCTTCCATTGAGAAGGCCCCTGTGGTGAAAGCCAAAGCCACATCTGTCATCATGAATTCTCTTATGACAAGTAAGGATGTTGCATCGGTTGTGCTAAATTTTAACttgtaaaatgattaaaaatgcaATGTACTGTTGATAGTTATGATTTTTGTTTTAGGTCCTTTTGTTAAATCCCTTAATTACCGGTGATCTGTTGAGCATGTCACAAATAAAACCATCATCACGAATAAAATAAACTGTAAACTTAATttgaagcaagaaaaaaaaaaaaatcaaatatgtaTTCTGTAAATTGAAATCCAATGAAGTAGGCAATCAGTAGTGGCTTTTTAAGTGATTTTATGTTTCTGAGCAAAGCAACTTTTCGTGGCAACATAGGGGGTTATGTAtataaaatgtcactttcacataAGTGGTTTTATGAGTACGTTGATTGGTTATATTCATATAATTGGATGTATAAAATATTCTAGCAATGTGAAACCTGCATACATATCTTTTGCATGCAATTTTACATTTTGGATGCTACGCATGGTAAATCAAGCTCAAGGGTTTTCATTTCATTGGtcaggtagtttttttttttttttttttttttttcttttattagatAGGTAGAAAAAGTGCCTGTCATGCATAAACATGACTTGTGTCACTTTAAATTGCATACTACTTTTACCAATGCGTTTAATTTCCATTAACATGACCTTCTTTGGCTTTGCTACTATGCTATTAAGACAGTAAAATATTGCATCTAACTATACTAGCCCAAGCGACTGCcattgccccccatccctcaattCCTAGCATGTATGCTTTTAACTTGGAGGGGTGTGATGAATGCTTGTGGAGCCGGTCTGTtcagtgcagagcagtgtgtgtatttaggaaACCTGGAAAGAGTTATAATTTCATTAGTATGCAATATTTCTCAGCGTCCTTCTTCTTTTCCAGCTGTGAGCGAACAGGTTTGCTGAcagcatttttatgttttaacctTAAAGTAGCTGCAAGTACTGTTCTTTACATGGTCTTGTAACCTGCTTGTCGGGAGTAGTGGTAGTGCCATATCATGCGTCACGTGAAGATCCTCCCAGTGATGTCTATTTGTTTCCCATGTTTTAACATAAATTGGTCTGCCTCAGTTAATggctgagttaaaaaaaaaaaaaaaaaaaaaagcgtacaTTTTAATAAGGACTTAAAAATTAACGTATTTTTGATAGTCAGTTTAGGATTGATTTGGTACCTGCTACATATTCAGGATCTCGCTGAATGATCTGGCCAATTAACAAGGTTTTTTATTTAGTGTATGTTTACATAAATTTTGTATTTGTAAAACTTCCACGGGTGGGTAAAAATTCACTCCTGAGGGGTGcctgtgtatgtataatatattttctgAAATGTCAATAGTAAGTTATAGGAAAACAACAggaaaaaagattggaggggtgGACACAGTAACAATTAAATggacaaacataacttttatctacttttttttaaatataaaaggaaCATTCTAACACATAATACTAACTTTAGAGTGCTTCCTATCTAGATTAATTAGACCTCCCCACCCAAAACTTGTGATTCTCTTAATGTCTGCCACTCTTCCCCTGGCTGAGATCGTTGcacatgatctcagccaatccagtgcttgggtgactagtgtgtgtttgtgacaaaTGTTGCACTACGCCAACCAGCATCGCCTTGTTAGAAATGCAATTGCTCCTCACAAATCCGTTCTGCATCATAAGGACTCCAAACCTGGTCCTACATCGCACCATGAAGGGCCTCTAGTTGCTGCCCGAGTGTCACTAGAGATTACCATAGGAAGctatgtaaactctgcctttcctcagaaaaggcagtgtttgcattgtttTGACTGCAGGGAGAGTCTctttgcaccagaaccactacatttagctgtagtgCTTCTGATGCTTTGAGTATCCCTTTTAAGGTCTCACAGCTAAGAATCTCAAGCTTTATGGAAAGATAATGAAGATCAATGTGTAAGAGTTTGAATCTTGTATTATATTTATAAGTGGTTATTTGAATTGTTCGTTATACCATGCATTCCCCATGTTGTGACTAACCAGTTTGCTGGAGCAAGGCTGTAGTGTGTCTCTCACAAACGCTTGAAAGTTGTGTGCGCAAATGTTTCCTTTCCAGAGCATACACAGGAGAGTATTCAGCGCTTCGAGCAGCAGGCCGGCCTCAGGGATGCAGGATATACTCCACATAAGGGCCTCACTGCTGAAGAGACCAAATACCACCGCGTGGCAGAAGCCCTGCATGTAAGAGTCTCCTGGCTATACCCTGTTCCCTGTGCTTCATTTGATGCTTCACCTACTGCTCATGTTTTGGATTACCTGCAAAAGCTGTGAACTCATTTTACTATCCCTCACTTTACCTGTCATCTCATGCTTGTACTTTGAGTCAATCAAGTCCAACACCACAAGTTGGTGGATCtatacatttgttttgttatttatgtTTATCCATAATCTGTTTAACATTTCCTCTTGTGTCAAAGAAGCAGACTTTTTGAAATAGTATTTTCTTGAGATTTCATTCATCTGCCTGTTGAGATATGTGTCCTTCGATTGGCATTACttatattggtatatatttgagagaaaagatatataatatattaaatgttttttttttttttttatatacatacgtCAAAACAGATGGGGTCTAAAGGGGGCACtttgcaccacaaccactactgaATATTGTATCATCTGTGGTGCATAGTCTCTTCCTGCAGCTCTCTCGCCTTCTATTGCAAATCAGAAAATGTAGGATTtcacgtctttttttttttttttttatctgtttaaaTTTGGACCATTCTATGATAGGATGATGagtgtgaaattttttttttctttttttcttgacAGTCAAACAGAACAACAAATTAACAGCAATTTAATCTAG
This Pelobates fuscus isolate aPelFus1 chromosome 3, aPelFus1.pri, whole genome shotgun sequence DNA region includes the following protein-coding sequences:
- the KIAA1191 gene encoding putative monooxygenase p33MONOX; translation: MASRQPDVPAIEHSSGGLLGKMSLPIGMHRRAFSYDDALEDTAPMTPPPSDLCSNTLWRKPVIPERKYKMLSKVEDGDNNMPPPALPNSSSIEKAPVVKAKATSVIMNSLMTKHTQESIQRFEQQAGLRDAGYTPHKGLTAEETKYHRVAEALHKLKMQSGDSTDERQSSSAQSTPCSTPSSSPKQMRRSWFSQGSTTSLPVGEITSSESGGADKWSIFGPRAVQKSTTDPGGFTVQSYKGAQKPTPMELMRAQANRIADDPAAFKPPKIEMPSFATDKKKIPRGHNLQPRDMNILTPTGF